A stretch of DNA from Desulfurella amilsii:
CTGTGCGATACCAAAGAGGTGGATACAGCAGTTAGTGCTGCTCAAGATGCTTTTGAAAGTTTCAGAAAAACACCTGCATATGAGCGCTCACAAATACTAGATAAAGCAGCCAATCTAATTCTAAAGCGCAAAGATGAAATAGCAGCTGTGATTTGCAAAGAAGCAGGCAAAGCCTGGAAGTATTCTCTAGGGGAAGTAATAAGAGGCTACGAAACATTCAAGTTTGCAAGCTGCGAAGCCATACGCATACATGGTGAGACTGTGCCTTTGGATGCAAGCGCATCTGGGACAAACAGGGTGGGCTACTACATAAGGGTGCCAATGGGTGTGATTGCAGCTATTACACCATTTAACTTTCCCTTAAACCTCGTTGCACACAAAGTAGCACCAGCTATTGCCTCAGGCAATACAATTGTACTAAAGCCAGCTTCAACTACACCTGTTACGGCTTTGATATTAGCTGAAATTTTAGAAGAAGCAGGGTTGCCAAAAGGGGTGTTTAATGTGGTAATTGGCTCTGGCTCAAGCATAGGTGATTATCTTGTATCCCACCCAATGGTAAAGAAGGTAACATTTACAGGCTCACCTGCAGTAGGTGATTCAATCATTAGAAAAGCTGGCATAAAGAGAGTGACTCTAGAGCTTGGCAACAACTCAGCTACAATAATAGAAAAAGATGCTATAATAGATAAAGCTATCCCGCGATGCATTGCAAGTGCTTTTTCAAACTCAGGCCAGGTATGCATATCACTGCAGCGCATATATGTGCACAAGGATATAGCAGATGAGTTTAGCCAAAAATTCAAGCAAGCAACGCAAGCTTTAAAAGTAGGAAACCCTCTAGATCAAGACACAGAGCTTGGACCTATGATTGATGGAAAAGAAGCGCTAAGGGCAAAGTCTTGGATAGATGAAGCAGTCTCTCAAGGTGCAACGCTTGTATGTGGTGGAAAAGTCGAAGGCAGAACTTTATACCCCACAGTGCTGAAAAATACAACAAAAGACATGAAGGTGATGTGCATGGAAGTATTTGCCCCAATAGTATCTATTGTAGAGTATAATAGCTTTGAAGAA
This window harbors:
- a CDS encoding aldehyde dehydrogenase family protein; this encodes LCDTKEVDTAVSAAQDAFESFRKTPAYERSQILDKAANLILKRKDEIAAVICKEAGKAWKYSLGEVIRGYETFKFASCEAIRIHGETVPLDASASGTNRVGYYIRVPMGVIAAITPFNFPLNLVAHKVAPAIASGNTIVLKPASTTPVTALILAEILEEAGLPKGVFNVVIGSGSSIGDYLVSHPMVKKVTFTGSPAVGDSIIRKAGIKRVTLELGNNSATIIEKDAIIDKAIPRCIASAFSNSGQVCISLQRIYVHKDIADEFSQKFKQATQALKVGNPLDQDTELGPMIDGKEALRAKSWIDEAVSQGATLVCGGKVEGRTLYPTVLKNTTKDMKVMCMEVFAPIVSIVEYNSFEEAIKHVNDSDYGLQAGIYTNDIRKIHYAIDNLDVGGVMINDTSIFRVDNMPYGGNKLSGIGREGVRFAIDEMTNIKMVMINLG